The Streptomyces sp. HUAS MG91 sequence TCGTGCTGGGCTGGCTGTGGATCGCCCTGTGGGCGTTCATCCTGGTCATCATCATGATCGCGGCCGCGAGCTCGGGTTCCGGCTGAGGCGGGTCGGGGGCGCGATCCGGCCACGCTCCGGAAACCCCCGACTACCGGGACGAATACCGCACGCGGAGACGAGAAGTCCGGCGTGTCGGAGTGGACTGCATTTGTTTTGACCGAAGTCCGTGAGGTAGGTACGCTCAGACCTTGTGCCTGGGGTGTGCCTGGGCTCCTGTGCGTGTCATCTGCCGCACGGCGAGTCCGGATCAGGTCGCTCAATCTGATCACGGCCACCGCAATCTGCCGCTCCCCGCTCTTGAGCGGGGGTCTGCAGTATTCGACACACCCGACCGCGTGGGTCGGCAAAGTTCCAGGTTAGCTTTACTACTCGGCACACAGAAACCGGAGAAGTAGTGCCTACGATCCAGCAGCTGGTCCGGAAGGGCCGGCAGGACAAGGTCGAGAAGAACAAGACGCCCGCACTCGAGGGTTCGCCCCAGCGTCGTGGCGTCTGCACGCGTGTGTTCACGACCACCCCGAAGAAGCCGAACTCGGCCCTCCGTAAGGTCGCGCGTGTGCGTCTGACCAGCGGCATCGAGGTCACGGCCTACATCCCGGGTGAGGGACACAACCTGCAGGAGCACTCCATCGTGCTCGTGCGCGGTGGCCGTGTGAAGGACCTGCCCGGTGTTCGTTACAAGATCATCCGCGGTTCGCTCGACACCCAGGGTGTCAAGAACCGCAAGCAGGCCCGCAGCCGCTACGGCGCCAAGAAGGAGAAGTAAGAATGCCTCGTAAGGGCCCCGCCCCGAAGCGCCCGGTCATCATCGACCCGGTCTACGGTTCTCCTCTGGTGACCTCCCTCATCAACAAGGTGCTGCTGAACGGCAAGCGCTCCACCGCCGAGCGCATCGTGTACGGCGCCATGGAGGGCCTGCGTGAGAAGTCGGGCAACGACCCGGTCATCACGCTGAAGCGCGCGCTCGAGAACATCAAGCCGACCCTCGAGGTCAAGTCCCGCCGTGTCGGTGGCGCGACCTACCAGGTTCCGGTCGAGGTCAAGCCCGGCCGCGCCAACACCCTCGCGCTCCGCTGGCTCGTCGGTTACTCCCGCGCCCGTCGCGAGAAGACGATGACCGAGCGTCTGATGAA is a genomic window containing:
- the rpsG gene encoding 30S ribosomal protein S7; amino-acid sequence: MPRKGPAPKRPVIIDPVYGSPLVTSLINKVLLNGKRSTAERIVYGAMEGLREKSGNDPVITLKRALENIKPTLEVKSRRVGGATYQVPVEVKPGRANTLALRWLVGYSRARREKTMTERLMNELLDASNGLGAAVKKREDTHKMAESNKAFAHYRW
- the rpsL gene encoding 30S ribosomal protein S12, encoding MPTIQQLVRKGRQDKVEKNKTPALEGSPQRRGVCTRVFTTTPKKPNSALRKVARVRLTSGIEVTAYIPGEGHNLQEHSIVLVRGGRVKDLPGVRYKIIRGSLDTQGVKNRKQARSRYGAKKEK